One genomic region from Athalia rosae chromosome 3, iyAthRosa1.1, whole genome shotgun sequence encodes:
- the LOC105686574 gene encoding replication protein A 70 kDa DNA-binding subunit, whose amino-acid sequence MYELTKGALDQIMNGVEVEKPILQILGHKKLASASSQERFRLLVSDGVRINSYAMLATQLNSLINDNELTEFSVCQINRYAISMVNNSGKQKRVMVILSIDVKVPGSEVGEKIGNPTQQDGPQQNGDASSVAPAATSSTERSGLPNSRSIQQQKNTNLNDTLSTGRGVATTPITALSPYQNRWVIRARVASKSPIRTWSNSRGEGQLFSMTLVDESGEINFTAFREQCEKFYSMLEIGKVYYLSRCQLKPANRQYSNVKNEYEMTATGETEIVPCHNEIEDIPHVTFDFSPIREIETMEKNGIIDVLGVCKSCTDVTTLLSKATRKELKKRDVNLIDESSTMVTLTLWGTQAEEFDGTTNPIVAIKGARIAEFNGGKTLSCLNSSVLQFDPDIPEAHRLRGWYNTTGCNETVNTISKTLGGLGGGLNGPWLTFKEAKSQQLGCGETPDYFVAKATINMIKIENALYAACPSENCNKKVVLHDDMYRCEKCDRVYPNFKYRLLANCNLADWTDHQWVTTFNEQGEKIFGLTAQELGELQESRNDEFTEKFSSVAFQSYIFKFRLKMESYNDENRLKATVVTMVSLDFKTYNTHLITQIKELANIAKAP is encoded by the exons ATGTATGAACTCACCAAAGGAGCGTTAGAC CAAATCATGAATGGTGTAGAGGTTGAAAAACCTATCCTCCAAATATTG GGTCACAAAAAATTAGCATCAGCAAGTTCACAGGAGCGCTTTCGGCTCCTGGTTTCAGACGGTGTCAGGATAAACTCATATGCTATGCTGGCCACACAGCTTAATTCATTGATCAATGATAACGAACTCACAGAATTCTCCGTGTGCCAAATCAATCGATATGCTATCAGCATGGTCAATAACTCTGGAAAACAAAA GCGAGTAATGGTCATACTCAGTATCGATGTGAAAGTCCCAGGCTCTGaagttggtgaaaaaataggaaatccTACACAGCAAGACGGGCCTCAGCAAAATGGAGATGCTAGTTCTGTTGCCCCAGCAGCTACATCTTCAACTGAAAGGAGCGGTTTACCAAATA GTCGTTCTATACAGCAGCAAAAAAATACCAACCTTAATGATACACTCTCTACTGGTCGTGGTGTCGCAACAACACCAATAACCGCCTTGAGCCCATATCAGAATAG ATGGGTGATCAGAGCCAGAGTTGCAAGTAAATCTCCAATCAGAACATGGAGTAATTCCCGTGGTGAAGGTCAGTTATTTTCAATGACTCTAGTGGATGAAAGCGGGGAGATCAACTTCACTGCATTCCGAGAgcaatgtgaaaaattttactctaTGCTCGAG ATCGGTAAAGTTTACTACCTATCACGGTGTCAGCTTAAGCCAGCAAATAGACAGTACAgcaatgtgaaaaatgaatatgaaatgaCAGCAACAGGTGAGACAGAGATTGTTCCCTGTCATAATGAAATCGAAGACATCCCTCATGtcacgttcgatttttcaccaATCCGTGAAATTGAGACCATGGAGAAGAATGGTATCATTG ATGTACTCGGTGTTTGCAAATCGTGCACCGATGTCACAACGTTGTTGTCCAAAGCTACGAGAAAAGAGCTTAAAAAACGCGATGTCAATCTCATTGATGAAAGCAGCACAATG GTTACCCTCACGTTATGGGGTACTCAAGCAGAAGAATTTGATGGGACTACTAATCCTATAGTGGCAATAAAGGGCGCACGTATTGCAGAATTTAATGGTGGAAAAACACTCTCATGCTTGAATTCGTCAGTCTTGCAGTTTGATCCTGACATTCCAGAAGCTCATAG GCTACGGGGTTGGTACAACACAACCGGGTGCAATGAAACAGTAAATACAATCTCCAAGACATTGGGTGGTCTCGGTGGGGGATTGAACGGGCCATGGTTGACTTTCAAGGAAGCTAAAAGTCAGCAGCTAGGATGCGGAGAAACCCCCGACTACTTTGTAGCTAAAGCTACAAttaatatgataaaaatagaaaatgcaCTGTATGCAGCCTGCCCAAGTGAAAATTGcaataaaaaa GTGGTGCTTCATGACGATATGTATCGATGTGAAAAATGCGACAGAGTATACCCCAACTTTAAATATCGACTCCTAGCTAAC TGTAATCTGGCAGACTGGACAGATCATCAATGGGTGACGACATTCAACGAACAAGGGGAAAAGATTTTTGGATTGACTGCACAAGAACTCGGGGAACTACAGGAAAGTCGCAACGACGAATTCACTGAAAAATTTAGTTCAGTTGCATTCCAATCTTACATCTTTAAATTCCGGCTGAAAATGGAGAGCTACAAC GACGAGAATAGATTGAAGGCTACTGTGGTAACCATGGTATCCCTGGATTTTAAGACCTACAACACTCACCTGATCACGCAAATCAAGGAACTTGCCAATATCGCTAAAGCACCATAA
- the LOC105686205 gene encoding ubiquitin carboxyl-terminal hydrolase 5 isoform X2 has product MVELLRQYLNEIKIPQAGDKIYKDECVFSYDTPESTNGLYISLTSFLGLGQDHVETYYQKTKNPIFLRLKRVKKEQGDGPEKKITRLAIGVAGGFSPDTKKYTYDESYEIVILPNFVTIPYPKDDLPEQVKTAVKCLLEAESASKLAEIEALAGTWDGEARITSKHAADLKQLDNGKKIPPSGWKCEKCDLTQNLWLNLTDGSILCGRKFYDGTGGNDHAVEHYRTTGHPLAVKLGTITKEGKGDVFSYDEDDMVEDPQLIAHLAHWGINIAQMEKTDKSMVELELDLNQKFDEWVALQEAASKLTPVYGPGYTGLVNLGNSCYLNSVMQMVFTIPDFVCRYVDEAPLIFNQSGSDPANDFNTQMAKLGVGLLSGKYSIEPAPGTEEERRQGIPPRMFKTLIGRSYPDFATNHQQDAQEFFLRLISLLDRNSRHQTNPADCFKFKIEERYQCGGSAKVKYTHRPEYLLPLPIPLKAAVNQEEVAAFEAKKKEVEAKGQKLDSNSIVRPRIKLSSCLEMFTQSEIVEQFYSSALNQKTNARKTTSLASFPDYLLIHLKKFTLREDWIPIKLDVAIEMPDLLDLSKLRGLGLQSDEELLPELAGSEPPPPVFDQAILAQLMDMGFPPEACKRALFFTENRSSDAATNWLMEHIADSDFSERFVPPGIDMKPGKTVFKPNEEALQMVMAMGFTREQATKALKATDNNLERAADWIFSHQAELDAPEMEEGPSQDESFRDGNERYKLVGFISHMGTSTMVGHYVCHLLKDNRWIIFNDEKVTLSENPPKELGYLYLYQRID; this is encoded by the exons ATGGTTGAGCTATTACGGCAGTACTTAAACGAGATCAAGATACCGCAAGCCGGAGACAAGATATACAAAGATGAATGTGTTTTCTCATATGACACACCA GAATCAACTAATGGATTATACATTAGTCTGACATCATTTCTGGGATTAGGTCAGGATCACGTCGAAACTTATTACCAGAAAACTAAGAACCCCATATTTCTTCGACTGAAAAGGGTAAAGAAAGAG CAAGGAGATGGTCCTGAAAAAAAGATCACTCGTCTGGCGATTGGAGTTGCCGGAGGCTTCAGTCCAGATACTAAAAAATATACTTATGACGAATCGTACGAAATCGTCATCCTGCCAAATTTTGTAACAATACCATATCCCAAAGACGATCTGCCGGAACAA GTAAAAACTGCAGTCAAGTGTTTACTGGAGGCTGAGTCTGCTTCTAAATTGGCTGAAATTGAAGCTCTTGCTGGGACATGGGATGGTGAAGCAAGGATCACATCCAA GCATGCAGCTGATCTCAAGCAGTTggataatggaaaaaagattcCCCCAAGTGGATGGAAGTGCGAAAAATGTGATCTGACTCAAAATTTATGGCTCAACCTTACGGATGGCTCAATACTCTGTGGCCGAAAGTTTTATGATGGAACTGGAGGCAATGATCATGCCGTTGAGCATTATCGTACCACTGGTCATCCACTTGCGGTTAAACTGGGAACTATTACCAAAGAGGGAAAAGGGGACGTATTTTCATATGACGAAGACGACATGGTCGAAGATCCGCAACTCATTGCACATCTGGCACATTGGGGCATCAATATTGCACAGATGGAAAAGACTGATAAATCTATGGTTGAATTGGAACTTGACCTCAAccagaaatttgatgaatggGTGGCGCTTCAGGAAGCTGCAAGTAAATTAACTCCTGTTTACGGGCCCGGATATACAGGGCTAGTAAATTTGGGAAACTCATGTTACTTGAATAGCGTTATGCAGATGGTTTTCACCATCCCCGACTTTGTATGCAG ATACGTCGATGAGGCTCCACTGATTTTTAACCAATCAGGCAGCGACCCTGCCAATGATTTTAATACACAGAT GGCTAAGCTGGGAGTTGGTCTGCTCTCTGGAAAATATTCTATTGAGCCAGCGCCTGGAACAGAAGAAGAAAGGCGCCAAGGCATACCGCCTCGGATGTTTAAGACTTTAATCGGTCGCAGTTATCCAGATTTTGCAACCAATCACCAGCAGGATGCACAGGAATTCTTTTTGCGCTTGATCAGTCTTTTAGAT CGTAATAGCCGTCATCAAACAAATCCCGCGGACTGtttcaaatttaaaatagAAGAACGATATCAATGTGGAGGATCTGCCAAAGTCAAATATACGCATCGTCCCGAGTATTTATTGCCTTTGCCTATACCGCTGAAGGCTGCTGTAAATCAG GAGGAGGTAGCTGCCTTCgaagcaaagaaaaaggaggtcGAAGCAAAGGGTCAAAAGCTGGATTCGAATAGTATTGTTAGACCAAGAATAAAACTTTCGTCGTGCTTAGAGATGTTTACGCAGTCAGAAATCGTCGAACAATTTTATAGCAGTGCCCTAAATCAGAAAACTAACGCTCGCaa GACTACGAGTCTTGCAAGCTTTCCAGATTATTTGTTAATACATTTGAAGAAATTTACCTTGAGAGAAGACTGGATTCCTATCAAATTAGATGTTGCCATTGAGATGCCTGACCTGTTGGATCTGAGTAAACTTCGAGGTCTAGGTTTACAGAGTGATGAGGAGCTGCTACCAGAATTAGCTGGTTCCGAACCACCGCCACCTGTGTTTGATCAAGCTATTCTGGCGCAGCTGATGGATATGGGTTTTCCGCCAGAAGCTTGCAAACGTGCTCTCTTTTTCACGGAGAATCGAAGCTCGGATGCTGCTACTAATTGGCTCATGGAGCATATTGCCGATTCTGATTTTTCGGAACGGTTTGTACCTCCTGGCATAGACATGAAGCCAG GTAAAACAGTATTCAAACCGAACGAAGAAGCTCTGCAAATGGTGATGGCCATGGGCTTCACCAGAGAACAAGCAACCAAAGCTTTGAAAGCAACCGACAACAACCTAGAACGTGCCGCAGATTGGATATTTAGTCATCAAGCAGAGCTTGACGCACCTGAAATGGAAGAGGGTCCATCGCAGGATGAATCGTTCAGAGATGGGAATGAGC GTTATAAATTAGTCGGCTTCATTTCTCATATGG
- the LOC105686205 gene encoding ubiquitin carboxyl-terminal hydrolase 5 isoform X1, whose amino-acid sequence MVELLRQYLNEIKIPQAGDKIYKDECVFSYDTPESTNGLYISLTSFLGLGQDHVETYYQKTKNPIFLRLKRVKKEIPSEQQGDGPEKKITRLAIGVAGGFSPDTKKYTYDESYEIVILPNFVTIPYPKDDLPEQVKTAVKCLLEAESASKLAEIEALAGTWDGEARITSKHAADLKQLDNGKKIPPSGWKCEKCDLTQNLWLNLTDGSILCGRKFYDGTGGNDHAVEHYRTTGHPLAVKLGTITKEGKGDVFSYDEDDMVEDPQLIAHLAHWGINIAQMEKTDKSMVELELDLNQKFDEWVALQEAASKLTPVYGPGYTGLVNLGNSCYLNSVMQMVFTIPDFVCRYVDEAPLIFNQSGSDPANDFNTQMAKLGVGLLSGKYSIEPAPGTEEERRQGIPPRMFKTLIGRSYPDFATNHQQDAQEFFLRLISLLDRNSRHQTNPADCFKFKIEERYQCGGSAKVKYTHRPEYLLPLPIPLKAAVNQEEVAAFEAKKKEVEAKGQKLDSNSIVRPRIKLSSCLEMFTQSEIVEQFYSSALNQKTNARKTTSLASFPDYLLIHLKKFTLREDWIPIKLDVAIEMPDLLDLSKLRGLGLQSDEELLPELAGSEPPPPVFDQAILAQLMDMGFPPEACKRALFFTENRSSDAATNWLMEHIADSDFSERFVPPGIDMKPGKTVFKPNEEALQMVMAMGFTREQATKALKATDNNLERAADWIFSHQAELDAPEMEEGPSQDESFRDGNERYKLVGFISHMGTSTMVGHYVCHLLKDNRWIIFNDEKVTLSENPPKELGYLYLYQRID is encoded by the exons ATGGTTGAGCTATTACGGCAGTACTTAAACGAGATCAAGATACCGCAAGCCGGAGACAAGATATACAAAGATGAATGTGTTTTCTCATATGACACACCA GAATCAACTAATGGATTATACATTAGTCTGACATCATTTCTGGGATTAGGTCAGGATCACGTCGAAACTTATTACCAGAAAACTAAGAACCCCATATTTCTTCGACTGAAAAGGGTAAAGAAAGAG ATACCTTCGGAGCAGCAAGGAGATGGTCCTGAAAAAAAGATCACTCGTCTGGCGATTGGAGTTGCCGGAGGCTTCAGTCCAGATACTAAAAAATATACTTATGACGAATCGTACGAAATCGTCATCCTGCCAAATTTTGTAACAATACCATATCCCAAAGACGATCTGCCGGAACAA GTAAAAACTGCAGTCAAGTGTTTACTGGAGGCTGAGTCTGCTTCTAAATTGGCTGAAATTGAAGCTCTTGCTGGGACATGGGATGGTGAAGCAAGGATCACATCCAA GCATGCAGCTGATCTCAAGCAGTTggataatggaaaaaagattcCCCCAAGTGGATGGAAGTGCGAAAAATGTGATCTGACTCAAAATTTATGGCTCAACCTTACGGATGGCTCAATACTCTGTGGCCGAAAGTTTTATGATGGAACTGGAGGCAATGATCATGCCGTTGAGCATTATCGTACCACTGGTCATCCACTTGCGGTTAAACTGGGAACTATTACCAAAGAGGGAAAAGGGGACGTATTTTCATATGACGAAGACGACATGGTCGAAGATCCGCAACTCATTGCACATCTGGCACATTGGGGCATCAATATTGCACAGATGGAAAAGACTGATAAATCTATGGTTGAATTGGAACTTGACCTCAAccagaaatttgatgaatggGTGGCGCTTCAGGAAGCTGCAAGTAAATTAACTCCTGTTTACGGGCCCGGATATACAGGGCTAGTAAATTTGGGAAACTCATGTTACTTGAATAGCGTTATGCAGATGGTTTTCACCATCCCCGACTTTGTATGCAG ATACGTCGATGAGGCTCCACTGATTTTTAACCAATCAGGCAGCGACCCTGCCAATGATTTTAATACACAGAT GGCTAAGCTGGGAGTTGGTCTGCTCTCTGGAAAATATTCTATTGAGCCAGCGCCTGGAACAGAAGAAGAAAGGCGCCAAGGCATACCGCCTCGGATGTTTAAGACTTTAATCGGTCGCAGTTATCCAGATTTTGCAACCAATCACCAGCAGGATGCACAGGAATTCTTTTTGCGCTTGATCAGTCTTTTAGAT CGTAATAGCCGTCATCAAACAAATCCCGCGGACTGtttcaaatttaaaatagAAGAACGATATCAATGTGGAGGATCTGCCAAAGTCAAATATACGCATCGTCCCGAGTATTTATTGCCTTTGCCTATACCGCTGAAGGCTGCTGTAAATCAG GAGGAGGTAGCTGCCTTCgaagcaaagaaaaaggaggtcGAAGCAAAGGGTCAAAAGCTGGATTCGAATAGTATTGTTAGACCAAGAATAAAACTTTCGTCGTGCTTAGAGATGTTTACGCAGTCAGAAATCGTCGAACAATTTTATAGCAGTGCCCTAAATCAGAAAACTAACGCTCGCaa GACTACGAGTCTTGCAAGCTTTCCAGATTATTTGTTAATACATTTGAAGAAATTTACCTTGAGAGAAGACTGGATTCCTATCAAATTAGATGTTGCCATTGAGATGCCTGACCTGTTGGATCTGAGTAAACTTCGAGGTCTAGGTTTACAGAGTGATGAGGAGCTGCTACCAGAATTAGCTGGTTCCGAACCACCGCCACCTGTGTTTGATCAAGCTATTCTGGCGCAGCTGATGGATATGGGTTTTCCGCCAGAAGCTTGCAAACGTGCTCTCTTTTTCACGGAGAATCGAAGCTCGGATGCTGCTACTAATTGGCTCATGGAGCATATTGCCGATTCTGATTTTTCGGAACGGTTTGTACCTCCTGGCATAGACATGAAGCCAG GTAAAACAGTATTCAAACCGAACGAAGAAGCTCTGCAAATGGTGATGGCCATGGGCTTCACCAGAGAACAAGCAACCAAAGCTTTGAAAGCAACCGACAACAACCTAGAACGTGCCGCAGATTGGATATTTAGTCATCAAGCAGAGCTTGACGCACCTGAAATGGAAGAGGGTCCATCGCAGGATGAATCGTTCAGAGATGGGAATGAGC GTTATAAATTAGTCGGCTTCATTTCTCATATGG